One Carassius gibelio isolate Cgi1373 ecotype wild population from Czech Republic chromosome A7, carGib1.2-hapl.c, whole genome shotgun sequence DNA window includes the following coding sequences:
- the LOC128017395 gene encoding U2 small nuclear ribonucleoprotein A'-like, which translates to MVKLTAELIEQAAQYTNPVRDRELELRGYKIPVLENLGATLDQFDTIDLSDNEIRKLDGFPLLKRLKTLLMNNNRICRIGENLEQSLPDLKELILTSNNIQELGDLDPLASVKSLSLLSLLRNPVTNKKHYRLYVINKIPQIRVLDFQKVKMKERQEADKMFKGKRGAQLAKDIAKQTKTFTPGAALQTEIKTGPSAADVEAIKNAIVNATSLAEVERLKGLLQSGQIPGRELRSGAPNMVEEEEEMQESEAMCEETQGAEGENGDADDMQEDVHMNGS; encoded by the exons ATGGTGAAGTTGACGGCGGAGCTGATCGAGCAGGCGGCGCAGTACACGAACCCTGTGCGGGACAGAGAGCTCGAGCTGCGCG GCTATAAGATCCCCGTGCTGGAGAATCTGGGCGCCACACTCGATCAGTTTGACACCATTGATCTGTCCGATAATGAGATCAGAAAGCTGGACGGATTCCCGCTGCTGAAGAGACTCAAAACACTGCTGATGAACAACAACCGGATCTG CCGAATTGGAGAGAACCTGGAGCAGTCTTTACCAGACCTGAAAGAGCTCATTCTCACAAGCAACAACATTCAAGAACTG GGTGATTTGGATCCTCTTGCATCAGTCAAATCATTGTCCCTCCTCAG TCTCCTCAGGAATCCAGTTACTAACAAGAAACATTACAGATTATATGTCATCAATAAAATACCACAGATCCGAGTTCTGGACTTCCAGAAGGTGAAAATGAAG GAACGGCAGGAGGCTGACAAAATGTTCAAAGGCAAACGAGGTGCCCAGCTTGCAAAGGATATTGCCAAGCAAACCAAAAC GTTTACTCCAGGAGCAGCACTTCAGACTGAGATCAAAACAGGGCCGTCAGCTGCAGATGTTGAAGCCATCAAG AATGCTATTGTTAACGCCACGTCACTGGCTGAAGTCGAGCGGCTGAAGGGACTCCTGCAGTCCGGACAGATCCCTGGACGAGAGCTGCGATCAG GAGCACCTAACAtggtggaggaagaggaggagatgcAGGAGTCCGAGGCCATGTGTGAAGAGACGCAGGGAGCAGAGGGAGAAAACGGAGACGCTGATGACATGCAGGAAGATGTGCACATGAATGGATCATAG